From Pseudomonas hormoni:
GGCGATGACACGCCGCTGGAAACCCGCGTATTGCGGGTTCGCCAGGCGTTGACCAAGGGTCAGGCGCTGATTGTCTTCGATCCGGAAAGCGAGCAGTGCCAGTTGATGCTCAAACACGACGTGCCCAAGCACCTGTTTGACTGACGCCTTCAACGTGCCTTGGTTTTCGCCAGCTTGACCTGGATGCGCTCGTAGACTTCGGCCCGGTGCACGTTGACGTTCTGCGGCGCCTCGACGCCGAAGCGCACGCTGTTTCCATTGACGGCCAGAATGCGCACGGAAATGGTGTCACCGATGGAGATCATTTCACCCACAACGCGGCTGAGTACAAGCATGGCATTCGTCCTTCAGGGTTATCGAACCCTGAAGATGCCCGGTGCGAGGCGGGCCTTCAATGCAGCGGGAGCAAATCAGTCCCGCCCTACAGTTCCAACCGAACGCCTCCTTAGGAAACGTCCGACAAACCCTGGAAGCGAAGCGTCAGGAAGCGGAAAAACGCGGGCCGAACAGGATGACGCTCGCACCAATCACACACAGCGCCACGCCAATCCAGTCCGAACCCAGCGGACGAATCCGTTCGACCACCGCCAGCCAGCCAATCGACGCAATGATGTAGATGCCACCGTAGGCGGCATAGGCGCGCCCGGCGTAGGTCGCCTCGACACGGGTCAGCAGCAGCGCGAACAAGGTCAGGCTGAGCAACGCCGGCACGACCCACCAGACGCTTTTACCTTCGCGCAACCACATCCAGAAGGCAAAGCAGCCGGCGATTTCAAACAGGGCGGCGAGAAAAAACCACAGGTAATTGAGCATGCAAAACGTCTCGCGAGGATGACCGATGGCGGCCACCCTAACGACGACGTTGCCGACGGGCAAGTTCAGCCTGCAGTCTGTTTGGCCTTGGCGCGCATTTTATCGGCCATGACGGTCATCTCATCGTAGAGCAGTTGCGGATTCTTCTGCTTGAGCGCCCACGCCATGCGGCCCTGTTCGTGGGGCAGGATCATGAATTCGCCGGCGGCCACGTGCTGATAGATGTAGTCGGCAATGTCTGTCGCGGTGATCGGCGAGCTTTCCAGCAATTTGCCGACCTGGGCTTTCATGGCCGGCGTCGGGCCGCGGAAAGAATCCAGCAGGTTGGTCTGGAAGAACGAAGGGCACACCACGTGCACGCCGATTTCCTGCTGCGCCAGTTCGATCAGCAGGCTTTCGGACAACGCCACCACGCCGGCCTTGGCCACGTTGTAGTTGCTCATGGCCGGGCCTTGCATCAACGCGGCCATCGACGCGATGTTGATGATCTTGCCTTTGCTTTTTTCCAGTAGCGGCAGGAATGCCTTGCAGCCTTTGACCACGCCCATCAGGTTGATCGCGATCTGCCAATCCCAGTCCTCAAGGGACAGCTCGCTGAAGAACCCGCCCGAGGCGACGCCGGCGTTGTTGACGATGACATCGATGCCGCCGAGTTTCACTTCACAGGCCTGGGCGAAAGCGGTGAGCTGACTGTAATCACGCACATCGCAACGCTGGATAAAACCGTCGCCGCCAGCTTCGCGAACCAGCTTCAGGGTTTCCTGCAGACCGGGCTCGCTGACATCCGACAAGGCCAGTTGCCAGCCTTCACGCGCCCAGCGCAGCGCGATTTCGCGACCCAGGCCCGAGCCCGCGCCAGTGATCATCATGCGATTTTGCATAGCAAACAGCCTTGTTGTTCCGGGGAAGTTGCGTCGAGTGTAGCGAAGGACATCGCCCAACCCACGCTCCATCAGATTGCTGAATGGCCTGAGCAAACCGCGCAAGCGGGCGGATCAACTTAATCCCCCTAAAACGAAATAAGCCTGTCTTCGAAAAACATTAAAAAAACTTGGAATTTTCTTTCGATCACGACAGTCGGACTTTGTAAGCAGCTTGGTTTTTTGCAGTCCAGCTGAACGTTAAACGCCAAGTAATTCCAGAACACTTCCAACAAGGAAATCGACATGGGCACAATTTTAATCATTATTCTGATCCTCCTGCTCGTAGGCGGCCTGCCGGTCTTCCCACACTCCAGAAGTTGGGGTTATGGCCCGTCGGGTATCATCGGCGTGGTGTTGGTGGTGCTGTTGATCCTGCTGTTACTCGGCAAGATATAAAAAGTTAACAGGCAAAAAAAAAGAGGCCCTTCAAGGGCCTCTTTTTTATTGCGCCGAAAACTTAGTCCGGCTTGCCGTCAACCACACCGGCGGTGTTGTCGATCAGGCTTTTGGTCGCCGTCTGGATGAACGACTCGAGCTTCTGCTTGAGGGCCGCTTCGTCAGCCGACTCCGGGATCACTTCACCTTTCGGATTGGCGCCCAGTTCGTATTGATACAGCTTCGGCGGCATCTCTTTGGGCAGTACCAACACGCGGTCTGCGGTCAGCAACGCTACGGTCTGATCGCTACCCGACGGTTTGATCACGCCGAAACCCTTGTCGCCTTCCGGCAGGTTCAGCAAGTCACGGCCCCAGCACTGGTGAATCACGTCGCCACCGATACGGCCCATGATGGTCGGCACGATGTCAATCTGGGTGCCCACGGTGTGGTCGACCTGGCCGAACTTGTCCTGGACGCCCGGCCCGATCAACAACATCGGTACGTTGAATCGGCCCAGATCCATTTCCGTGATCTGCTGTTCATTGCCGAAACCGTGGTCGCCGACGATCACGAACAGGGTTTCCTTGAAGTAAGGCTCCTTGCGCGCCTTCTCGAAGAACTGACCCAGCGCCCAGTCGGAGTAACGCATGGCGGTCAAATGTTCGTTGAGGCTGCCACGGTCGGTCACGCGCTCGACCGGCAACGGTGTCGGCATAGCGTATGGCGTGTGGTTGGACAAGGTTTGCAGCAAGGCATAGAACGGTTTTTTGTCCTTGCCGTCGCGGGCTTTCAACTCTTCCAGGCCACGGTTGAACATGTCCTGGTCGGACACGCCCCAGGTCGGGTCGGAGAACACCGGGTTAACGAAGTCGTTACGCCCGATGAAGTTGGTCATGCCCTGGTTGCTGAAGAAGCCCGACTGGTTGTCCCAGGCGAAGTCGCCGTTGTAGACATACACATCGTCGTAGTCACGGGCGCTGAGCAATTGCGGCAGGCCAGACAGCTTGTGGCTGCCTTCCGGCGTTTGCATCAGGTATTCGAAACCCGGCAGGTTCGGGAAGCAGGCCATGGTGGCGAACATACCCTGGTGGGTGTGCGTGCCGTTGGAGAAGAAACGGTCGAACAACAAGCCTTCTTTCGACAGTTTGTCGAAGTATGGCGTGACGTTGCCCGGACGCCCCAACGCGCCCACCGAGTGACCGGCGAAGCTTTCCATCAGGATCACGACGACGTTCTTGACCGGTAGGGTTTTGTCGGCATTTGGGGTGTAGTTGCGGCGAACAGCGGCCGTTTCCGGATCGACCAGTTTGTCGCTGGGCGTCAGCAACATGTCACGTACGGTCTGCTGCGCCAGCGGCTGCTCCAGTGTGGCTTTCCAGATGTTGTCGCGTTCTTCGGACATCCGGCTCTTGGCTGCCGCGATCAGCGACAGAGTACCGTTGAGGCCCAACTGGTTGGCGAAGTTCGAGTCGGTGGTGTAGACGTCACCCCAGCGCAGTGGCGGACCTTGGCGCAGGGTGCCGCGAGCCGCGACGACGCAGACCAGCAAACACACCACAAACACTGCGATGCGCGAGTACCACGGGGCGATCTGGCGAGTGCCGATGCTGCCGCCGCTGAACGGACCGCGAGGACGGGTTGCACGGTCGGCGCCCTTGAACGCCAGGGTCAGGATCAAGGTGCCCACGGCCCAGGCCAGCAGGTAGCGAACCACCGGGAAACCGTACCAGAGCATGCTCATCACGGTTTTCGGGTCTTCCTTCACATACTGGAAGACCAGGCCGTTGAGGCGCTGGTGGAATTCACGGTAGAAGTCCATCTCCATCAGGCCGAGGAACAACGCGATGCTCGAAGCGATGGTCAACCAGAAGCGGAAGAACCCGCGGGCGGCCATGGCGCGGGCGCTGAACAGGGCCAGCAACAGCGGAATGCTGAGGTAGACCACCAGGCGCAGGTCGAAACGCAAGCCGTTGGCGAACGCTTCGAAAAAGGTCGAGGCCGGGGTGTCGAGGATCATCTCGCGGTTGTAGACCAGCAGCGCCACGCGCAGCAGGCTGAACATGACCATCATGACCAAGGCACACAGCAGCGTGTAGGCCAGATGCGATTTGACGGTCGGTTGCAGCAGGCGACTGGAAGATCGCTGCTGACTCAGGGCGTCCGGGATTGCCATGTCGTTTTAGGACCCATTGGAAGTTGAAGTTTCAAAAATACAGCTGCGCCCTGCCCTCTTTCGGCCAGTTCTCGGCCCCGGGGTTTGCGCGGTGCGCAAATGTTGCACGATCAATCGCGGCATTGCCATTGATTACTGACCTGCATGGCTGGCGCGGGCGAATTGTCTTGGAGACTTTGTGAAAATTTCGTGCAACGTATATTCGGAAACATAAAAAAGATCAGTGATTAGCTGGCTGGTGGCGCTTTTGACTGGGGGCATATCCATTTTTTTGGTGATGGCTGATATTGGTTCCGCCCTTACGGCGGGTCACTTGGAAGAGCGCCGATGGAGGTAGTCACAGGTTGACGGACAGGCTCAGGGCGTGAGGGGGCGGCTACCGCCACAGCACCGCGAGGCGGCCTTCGGGCCGACCTGGCTCTTCGGAAATACGCATTCCCCTGTGGGAGCTGGCTTGCCAGCGATGGTCGTTAACGATGATGCGTGCTGTCTGAATGAACGCGGTGTTTGGGCGTCCATCGCTGGCAAGCCAGCTCCCACAGGGATTGTTGGCGGGCATGACATGGGTGTTCACCACCGATGACCTGACGGAATCAGGTCGGCTATCAGGCCGCCTCGCTTTGGCTTTTGATCTGGCTTTTGATCTTGATCTGCCCCGTCGGAAGGCCGAGCGCAGGTTCTGCGCAGTGGGCAACCCGGCAGGGATGCCGGGTTAGCCGCCCCCGGCCATGGATGGCCTATGGCGGCGGGCCCACGGAGCAGGACCGGAGCGAGGGTATGGCGAGCCTAAGCGAGCCACCGTACGTCAGGGGCGCAGGCGCTTGGTTACTTTGCGCCGGGCGGCGTTCCGTTTTTCCAAGTAACCCGCCGTAAGGGCGGAACCATAGCTGCCGTTACCGCAGCAACGGATATGCACGCCCGTCACGAAGCAATTACTTCTCAGCCCGCTCCTTCAGCGCCTTCAAAGTATTAAACGGCGCATCAACCACAAACTTGTTGGCCACCATCGACGGAATGCTCCCACCCGGCTCAGTGTGAACCTGATAAGTCACTTCAACCTGATCACCCTTGGGCACCAATTTCCAGAACCCCTCAACCTTGGTAACCCGCACGAAACCTTTCTCTTCGGGAATGTACTTCGGCACACCTTCAAGTTTGCGCGTCAGGCTGCCATCGGCGCCTTCGGTGGTCGTGATATGCAGCACCGAATCACGCGGAGTTACCGGCCATGGCGTATTGAACTGAGTGTAGGTCCAGCTCTGGTCGCCTTCGTGCTTGAGCAGCTTCTGCATTTTGCACTCGTGAATCCAGGTGCAGGCGCCCGCCACGTCTTCCTGGAGTGCGCGCAGTTTGGCCATGGTGGTTTTCATCAGGGTAACGCCCTGATAAGCCTTGTAGTCAGAACCGGCCACTTCGCTCAAGGACACCTTGATGCCGTCTTCATTCTTCGCCACCTTCCAGTCTTCAGCCTGTGCGGCGGAAGTCGCCAACACAACCGTCAAACCACACAGCACAGCCAAACGATGCAGCGAACCCATAGTCTTATTCCTTGTTGTTGAAGTTCCGTTCGTAGAACACATCACGCGGCCGTCATCTGCTCCCACCAGCCCAGCAATCTGATCGCTTCGTCACTGCTGCTTCCGCAGACTTCGGCGTCGGCTTCGAACGCCGAACACACAGCAGGACGTTCCGGTTGGCCGAAAATACTGCACAGGTTTTCGACAGAGAGTTGTACGCAACGTTCTCCGGCGGCTTTGCCATTGGGCATGCCGGGAATCGGCGAACTGATGGAAGGGGCAATGCAACAGGCGCCACAGCCTTCACGGCATTTCATGACGACGAGCTCCTCGCGAAGGGCGATGTGTTAAAGGACGGGGCACAGAGTAACCGCTAAAACAGTTGTTTTAAATTACCGGAGGCCGGGTTTTTACGCTCAAACGGACGTGACTGACCAGTCTCCGACAAAGCGTCTGGCGAACGGGTCACGGAGGGGAAGAAATTATCGTTTGAACTCGAATTCCAGCGCGGCGCCTTCAACGTCACGGCGCTCTTCGTTACGCAGTTGCAACTTCATTTCGTTGCTGATCAGTCGCCCGTTGAGCTGAAAGGGAGAGCTGCCGGCCTTGTCACCGAACATTTGCGGCAACACGGCGTCGTGCCGGGGCAACGGGACTGTACCGATCGGCTTTAACTCTTCGGCCATCTCCTCGGGCAGACTCAAATCCAGGTCAACCGAAGGCAGTTGGGTTTTCACGACCTCGCTAGCGGGTTTGGATTTGGAGGCAATGGGCGGACGTTTTTTCGCCTTGGCCACATTCTTTTTGGCCGGTGCGGCTTTCTTGACCGGTGCTGTTTTTTTCGAGGCCGTTCCAGCAGCGGGTTTTTCCTGAACGGAAGCCGCCATGATGCTTTCCGCCTGGAAGGTCATCAACAGGCAGATCGACAGCCAGACGGCGGAAAAAATCGGTTTCATGGACCCAACGCAGCTAACGAAACTATCGGCAGAGGGCCATATGCTCGCTTGTTGGACGCGACATGACAAGCTCGGGCGGGAATTACCCGCCCGCCCTTTCAAATGCCGCCAGCCATCTCTTGGCAAAGTTGCGTGGCGAGCATGCCCAGGGTCATCAAGGCACGCTCGGCTTCACGGTTCCAGGGCGTTCCGCAGTTAAGCCGGATGCAGTGATTGAACTGCTCGGTGTTACTGAAAATCAGCCCCGGCGCAAT
This genomic window contains:
- a CDS encoding YheU family protein; the protein is MLIPHDQLEVDTLTRLIEDFVTRDGTDNGDDTPLETRVLRVRQALTKGQALIVFDPESEQCQLMLKHDVPKHLFD
- the csrA gene encoding carbon storage regulator CsrA; translated protein: MLVLSRVVGEMISIGDTISVRILAVNGNSVRFGVEAPQNVNVHRAEVYERIQVKLAKTKAR
- a CDS encoding YnfA family protein — its product is MLNYLWFFLAALFEIAGCFAFWMWLREGKSVWWVVPALLSLTLFALLLTRVEATYAGRAYAAYGGIYIIASIGWLAVVERIRPLGSDWIGVALCVIGASVILFGPRFSAS
- a CDS encoding SDR family oxidoreductase, which gives rise to MQNRMMITGAGSGLGREIALRWAREGWQLALSDVSEPGLQETLKLVREAGGDGFIQRCDVRDYSQLTAFAQACEVKLGGIDVIVNNAGVASGGFFSELSLEDWDWQIAINLMGVVKGCKAFLPLLEKSKGKIINIASMAALMQGPAMSNYNVAKAGVVALSESLLIELAQQEIGVHVVCPSFFQTNLLDSFRGPTPAMKAQVGKLLESSPITATDIADYIYQHVAAGEFMILPHEQGRMAWALKQKNPQLLYDEMTVMADKMRAKAKQTAG
- a CDS encoding DUF3309 family protein, encoding MDMGTILIIILILLLVGGLPVFPHSRSWGYGPSGIIGVVLVVLLILLLLGKI
- a CDS encoding LTA synthase family protein, with translation MAIPDALSQQRSSSRLLQPTVKSHLAYTLLCALVMMVMFSLLRVALLVYNREMILDTPASTFFEAFANGLRFDLRLVVYLSIPLLLALFSARAMAARGFFRFWLTIASSIALFLGLMEMDFYREFHQRLNGLVFQYVKEDPKTVMSMLWYGFPVVRYLLAWAVGTLILTLAFKGADRATRPRGPFSGGSIGTRQIAPWYSRIAVFVVCLLVCVVAARGTLRQGPPLRWGDVYTTDSNFANQLGLNGTLSLIAAAKSRMSEERDNIWKATLEQPLAQQTVRDMLLTPSDKLVDPETAAVRRNYTPNADKTLPVKNVVVILMESFAGHSVGALGRPGNVTPYFDKLSKEGLLFDRFFSNGTHTHQGMFATMACFPNLPGFEYLMQTPEGSHKLSGLPQLLSARDYDDVYVYNGDFAWDNQSGFFSNQGMTNFIGRNDFVNPVFSDPTWGVSDQDMFNRGLEELKARDGKDKKPFYALLQTLSNHTPYAMPTPLPVERVTDRGSLNEHLTAMRYSDWALGQFFEKARKEPYFKETLFVIVGDHGFGNEQQITEMDLGRFNVPMLLIGPGVQDKFGQVDHTVGTQIDIVPTIMGRIGGDVIHQCWGRDLLNLPEGDKGFGVIKPSGSDQTVALLTADRVLVLPKEMPPKLYQYELGANPKGEVIPESADEAALKQKLESFIQTATKSLIDNTAGVVDGKPD
- a CDS encoding START domain-containing protein, yielding MGSLHRLAVLCGLTVVLATSAAQAEDWKVAKNEDGIKVSLSEVAGSDYKAYQGVTLMKTTMAKLRALQEDVAGACTWIHECKMQKLLKHEGDQSWTYTQFNTPWPVTPRDSVLHITTTEGADGSLTRKLEGVPKYIPEEKGFVRVTKVEGFWKLVPKGDQVEVTYQVHTEPGGSIPSMVANKFVVDAPFNTLKALKERAEK
- a CDS encoding YkgJ family cysteine cluster protein, translated to MKCREGCGACCIAPSISSPIPGMPNGKAAGERCVQLSVENLCSIFGQPERPAVCSAFEADAEVCGSSSDEAIRLLGWWEQMTAA
- a CDS encoding translation initiation factor 2 encodes the protein MKPIFSAVWLSICLLMTFQAESIMAASVQEKPAAGTASKKTAPVKKAAPAKKNVAKAKKRPPIASKSKPASEVVKTQLPSVDLDLSLPEEMAEELKPIGTVPLPRHDAVLPQMFGDKAGSSPFQLNGRLISNEMKLQLRNEERRDVEGAALEFEFKR